Genomic segment of Clupea harengus unplaced genomic scaffold, Ch_v2.0.2, whole genome shotgun sequence:
CAATATTAgtgtatatgagtatgtgtgtgtgtgtgtgtgtgtgtgtgtgtgtgtgtgtgtgtgttcatacaatATGAAAAACTTTACACATACCAATAATAATGAGCAATAGTATCACCACAACCAGGGCAATTATGGCCTTCATCTgtagaggaaaaaaacacacagatcactGGTGGGACACTAGAGCACTCAAAAGAAGGTTGGGCATACCAGTGACACGTCTACCTGCAGTCTGGAGGACTGCAGAGATAGCAAGACAGGTGGGCCACTGGAGAATTCTTGTGTTATCTGAAAACTCATTGGACACTGCAAGACTACTGTGACCCTTATGGGACACTGGAGGGCCACTcttgagggaggtgtgtgtgtgtgtgtgtgtgtgtgtgtgtgtgtgtgtgtgtgtgtgtgtgtgtgtgtgtgtgtgtgtggggggggggggggtacactcACCTTGACGTCTCTCCACCACATCCTCCTGTGAAGCTGCTTGGAACGGCTGCTGAAGGCCGAGGCATTATCTGACAGGCTTTCTACTCGCAGGGACACgccagcgagagaaagagagaaagagagggagggagggagggagaaaaggacagacaaacacaatgaGCCGTCAGACAGATCAGAGAGGACGGGTCATGAGCAGGCTGTTCTTTCCCACATCTCTAAGGACCGTGTGCGTAACACAATCTAGCCAAATCTTGTTTGATCGCAGTGTGTGCTGagttctttgtttgtttcttggaGACATTTGTTGAGATTTGGTCTGTTAGCTGAAACATTAGAAAAGTCTCAAATGGACATAATCAGCTCTGTGTATGCTGGAATccatcaacacaaacactccccaGTTACATTCTCTGAATCCGCTCCAACCATTTACTAATAGCGGGAATCAGCTTCAAGCATTCAATAATAGCAtcattagtgagtgagtgttctcTGAAGTCTGGAATCAAGCTGAGCCCATGAGAGCAGGGACTACCTGCATGTGCGCTGGCAGGGAAACAGAGCGGGAGAGAACGTGATGAGGAAGAGAAGGCCACAGGGCAACAAATCAGACCCAGGTCagacagagcgagagcgagagagagagagaaacaaagcagTGTGGAGTATGCTGGAAGGAGACGGAGTCTGTCTCGTTCTTCTCCCCATCGTGCATAGATGCGTGTCGCCCTGGCGCTACTATGTGGCGACTCTTAATAACAGTGATCAGGGACACACACCCATTTCAGGTTTCACAATGGGAGACACGTGCACATGCTCTCTCAAGCGCTCTCactaataaacacatacactgttctctgtgtgctaCCTGCACATGGTGCGCACAGGGCAACAATGGACAACACATGTcgagcacgcacgcacgcgcacaaacacacactctcgctgAAATGACAATGCCTTCCAGATGTGCTGCTCTGTGTTGTCACAGTTGACAAGCTTCCTTCAAAAATGACCTCCTGCCCATCCccaaacactcccacacacacacacacatccatccatccacaaaaacagagagagagtcagttaTACAACATCTGTCCCCGACATAACAAAATTCTAATGGAAACGCCAGGAGGAACAAATGGCGGAGCAGCAATGGGTTTCATCTGTGCAACAGAGAACAGGCAGAGCAAGAGCTGTTTGCTGTTAGGAAGTGCACAATTCAAAgctaacccacccccactcccctgTCTACTgccaccttacacacacacacaatctggaGACACACTTCACATCTTTCAATACACAAGGGTCCCGTTTCGTCAGCCACACCAGTGCCATGCCTTCCGTGCCTGTGAAGTGGGATACCTGATCTGGCAAGCGGTGGGAGAGCACCAAAGGTCTGGGCTGTCGGCCACTGACGCCTAAACCAAAGTGTGAAGCGGGCCCCCCAGGGGGCGAGCAGAGCTACAGCTAGGGGGCATGGGCTGAGgtcgaaaaaaaaaacggaatgaGAACCGtaaacaaccaactactggtCAAATGAAGTACGGAGGTGCTCTTGCATCATAGTGGCCTGTAACTATCTATCTGGTGATGAAGTTGTAGCCGACTTTGCAATTAAATAATATGGTCAAGGCCTTCCATTTAGCCTACGTACTAGAAGAgatagctagcctaattattaatgCAACAGAGAAACAATGTTAAGAAAAGCTGTacaaaagttgaaaaatgtttttttttaatttttttttattaaaaacatgtaggGTAACAGGCTGTATGGGCATCTCAATCTTTGCACAGTGATgttgggttgggtgggggtgggggggtggggggggtgcaaTCTGTTTTTCCAGTGTCAAAggggggcctgccatgaaaGGTTGGGGGCCTAAACTAAATAAATAGGCTGAAGGAGCCTGAAGTACCACGAGAGAGCGTCCGGCGTGCATTTGGATTTACGAGACTGCGAGGTTCTCCTTGTTGGCTTTTCTTGGCAGCAGTTAATATTAAGGGGCACTTTGTTTTGCTTGGGAAGTGACTTGTTTCTCCATGTCATATAAATGCCATGGCTTCCTCTGCTGGACAGTAGGATAGCAAAAGCAGACGAGTATGAATTAAGCCAGGGGAACGCCAGCGTGTGCTCAGTATTGCAATGGAAACTTTTTTAAGCAAGCATCAAAAAATTAAACTGTCCTTTCTAACTAGTCATGTAtctaaacaccacacacacacacacacacacacacacacacacacccattggtTCTGTATGTGGGGGTCTGTATGCACTGGCTCATTATCCAACTGATGTTTATGCATGAACACCTGTGTTTTCTGTCAGGTTTGTGGGGGCTGGCCGTGTCTGGCATCTTCATCAGTACTGAGACGGTGGAGACTTTAATGAGTGACAATTTCCCCACTCCAAGTCTCCCGCTGCGAGAGTTTGCTGAGCTGTGTTTACTGTTTTTCCACAGCTATTGACTGATCTGTGAGGAACTCCACCGAGCTGTGCCATGCCACGCAGGGGCAAGTGACCTCACCTGATTTGTCCTGCAGATCATCCAGACGTTCGCCCCTCTCGATCACCTTGGAGATGTTCTCCTGCATGACATCGATGACCTCGTCGACCTGTGACTGCaccctgaggaaaggagaggaagttcAAATCAAAACAAGGAGCAATAGACGTCTTAAAGGTGGCAGAAACACAGAGGAACCAAGGGGTTTCTTTAAAATAATATGTAGTGTTTATTTACAGTGGAGCACAAAGTAAGTATGACTTGACACTTCCATGTATCCAGCTGTAAATACATTGTAAGTCTCGCTGGGGATTTTGGCGAGTTAGGACTGTAAATATAGTTAGTAGCGCTACCGTTTCTGTTTATGTTCTTAGCCATAAAAAAGTAGCGTGTTTACTGAAATAGGAGGGAATATCAGGTCCCTGTCCCAAGTCAAATCTCTCAGGAGGTGGTTCCTGGTAATCCAAGCATGGAAAACAGGCACCTCACTTTGGGTTTTTTGGGTGAGATGCAAGAGAATGTACATTACTGGAGCCTGGGCATGTTCAAATACCTGAACACTCCCTCTGGTGAATAATGACCACAGCagcccatgtttttttttgtttctttgctgGCACGAAGCCTACTCCCCAGGAGGTGCCAGGATGTTTTCTGCCCCAGTCATGGGCTTCTGGGCTTAAGCCTGCTTATGCCACTGCCCTCCACTGGAGCCAGGGCCCCTGACTGGGCACGCCTTGGCACGGCTAATCTCTCCTGCAGGTGCCACTTCTGCCTGTGTACCTGCGGCCTCATTAACTCAACATAAAGCCCTGCTGGGGGCAGAGCACAGGTCAGCACTGGAAAAGAATTcaaccttttctttttcttccctccaaccactcctttcccctctcctttgtTTTCAGTGCCAATGCTTGCCTGTAATAGAAGCATTCCCAATGTTCTCTGTCTTAATTAAATTATCACTCAGCGTACTTTCAACAAAGGAAGGAGTgcggggacaaaaaaaaaaaggaggaaagaattTGACTTTGGATTTCAGATGACATAAAAGGATGCCTGCCTGTAACAGCATTAACGAGCACTGCAATGCTGAGTCCTTTGGGAAAATAACTCAAGTGTGCTGGCCAGCTTGTAACCTAAACAAACCCAACACAAGTCAGGATTTGAGaggggagaggtctggggctgGTTTGGGCACATGGGACTTTGTTTATACAAGAAAAGCGTGGGGGAGATGACAGCTACCCCCTGTCCTcggctgtttttctgtttgctaTTAAAATAATTGCTCCTGCACCGTATACACCTACCCATCATGTTTCATGAGGATGGCAGAGAGGCTCGTTATGAAACACCAAAATGTTGTGGAAGgacttttttgttgttattgcaTACACAAACAGTGAGACAACTGAAATAGCCTTTCAAAAGTGACAGACCTTTGAAACCTTCTGGCTGCACATCAtgatctgagtgtgtgcatgtctctgagaCTGTGTGTACCCAAGACCAGCTTACAAGGGATGAGAGATACAACTCTGTTCCCTCCTAGCCTCGTAAATGAACAGATGCCATATCCACACATCCAAGAGAGAATTCTCATTTTCCCtttctttattttgtatttgcaaGACACACTTACTGTCTGACTTTGTCATTTTTAGGTCCAAATCTTGGTCCTGTGGGTCCTCTCCTAAAACATGTATGACAATTAATAAAATTTCTTTGCAATTTTTGACTtcgacataaaaaaaaaatatagccATCATTATGAGAGACTGAAAACACAACTCACAGGAAGAaatcttcctcttcatcagaGTCTTCCTCTAGCAAGTTTCTCTGTAGATTAAGAAGGGCAGGGGTAAGACAAACAGTGAGTCACAGAGTCACATGAACAACACTGATAACCCTTATTCTCTTGAATGGAATCCGAGAGCACGCACTCAACACCTAAGAAAACAGACGCTGCACGGGGCTGATCTTTGTCAGCAGTCTGTTATGGTCTTCAGACAGTCGGCTCTCATCTATGAGGCGGTCTGGTCAAAGTCCACGCTGAGGAGGAAGTGCGGAAGAGTAGAGGGCTCGGCTCAGGGCTTAACCAAATCCCTGTAGAGCCTTCATTATTTCCTGCAGATGCACTCACAGGGGTCTAAACTGAAGCCCTGTGCTGACAGCACAGGCTGAGATGTTGACCATGTACACCTTTAATTATATTACAAGTCAAAGCAGTAGAGCCTCTAATTAATTGAAATAAGGCAATGTTGTGTGTGACGGCTGCTCTGGAGTCAGTTAGCCTAACTCTATGACACTGCAATAAATGATAAGTCAGAATAACCATGAGTGTTTTTTGTCAGTCTAGGGTGCTGAATGATTGCAGGTTCAGATCGGCAAAGGAGTTAAGGGCCTTCAGAAAGGCCAATAAAAGTGAAACTGATGCTTCCAAAGGTGTGACATCAACAGACATCATTATGCAATTCTTTGGTACAGTACATCAGTTTAAGATGAATCAGATGCTGCTTTTCTCATGAGAAGCTTTCATGTTTCTGGGGGGGGGTTTAGGTAAATTGGGGGAATTCTTTCTGGCTGTGCAGATAGTCCGAGCTGTCTGGCAGATTTCCATTGATGCTGCTCTGTCTTCAATAATAAAGTGATCATATCCGTGCCTTGGCTGCCTGGAACCTTCTAAACTTCCTGGCTTGGACCATCCAACCAGACCTTGTCAGATAAAGTCTATATACCCATCCATGTCTTTTTGAAGCTCGTGTATGACTAAAAGAATGTGAAAAATCTGATCTGACAACAGGTACCCTTTAGGGTTTCAATCACTGCTATTACTGTCCACATTGCATTGACACATCACAGTCTCTTTCACTCTAAGCAATCATTAAGTGTAGCACTAACTCCATAGTGTCGTGTTTTTCAGAACCTTAGCTGCACGcatgtctttccctctccaaaCTCCTCTCCTGCTTCTTCACACTACTCCCACTTGAACATAATGGGAGTGGAAGGGCAATGGAGGAGTACAGAAAACAGGATGCAAGAGCAGACTGGCAGCGATTATCAGCACTGGGatggagtgtgttagtgtgtgtgactggccaGTATGTGTTATGCAAGAGCCCctgtactcctctctctcattgctgTGCGATAACCCAGTGGAGTAacagaggggaggacagagaacATTCCAGTCCTTCAGTCAAGTCACAGAAGAGAGACATGGGAGTCACAATTTTGGCTCAGTCATTTATATTTTTTCTAAAAATGTTTAGTTCAGGTACTTCTACCAGAGTTTGTGCTCTCCTCACACTTCATAGTTATGTCTCTCACAATCATGTCTTCATGATTCTCGGCCCCTCGTCTACCCAGTGCACCCAGCCCAGAATGCCCTGTGCcgtctcaccctctcactgcGCACAGAGCCCGTGACCTCTTCATCGTGGAGGTGCCGTTTAAATTTGGGAGGCATGCTGTCGTCAAGCTGTTCCTCCCCCTCTGGCTCCCTCTGCAGGCAAACAGAAGAAACACAATTGTATTAGTCTAATGGTCACTATTTCATCACAGCACAGGTCCACATTACTTTAACACATACTTCTCACCTACACTTTGAATGAGCATGCATGTCTTActcaaaacaacaataacaaattcaAGGCTGGTGTGATTCAGCACCTATGGATTCATTTGCTCAGTCGAACACTtctttaaaaatgtgtatacacaaGCTACTAAAAACCTTAGCTTTGCattgtgcttccttgttcctggATGGTCATCAAGAACTAGATTTGGCAGAAAACAGATGTGAAAGCACAGCAGATCATGTGCATCAAAGCACGTTaagcttctcttttcttttctctctacatGCATTGCTACATCAATGCCTCATCTGGTGACCCATGGGCTGAGAACTATTGGTGCTGAATCAATGTCTTTTCTGGAGACCCAAGGTTGTGTTACTCTCATATTAAAACATTACTGGCATGCAAAATTGACCTGTCAAATGAATAAATCAATAACACTGCACGAGGCCCAAAAATAAAGTGCTAACAACTGAAAATCTGGGGTTGATTCATTGGTTGATTTCAGCAAGTCACTTGGATTTGTTTTACACTTTAGTTCTTTTTTTACACTGTTGACTTGAAACACACCGACTGCAAAAACTACTCAAGAAAAATCCTCTACACAGGTGCTGGAGCACATCAAAGGCCTATAAACAAGAGTGTGGAGGACAAGCGTGAGAACCTTCCTACCTTCCTACCGCCTGTCTCGGGTGCATGTAAAACCCATTACACGTTCATGAACACATGCAATCTAAAAAGTCTGTAGTTACTGGGTGTTGAGTAACCTTCACTGCTGGCTGTCTTGTTAAGAAAGAGAAAGTAGGCCACAGTCTGTTAAACTGAAACACGCTCTCTTACACGTCCTCAGCTATGCAGTGGCCCCTGCAGTTCCTGAGGACCCCTCCTGCCCTTCAGCTGCGCCCCAGTGAGGAAGTGATTTGTCAGTGTTAAGGAACAGCTTGAGTGAATAGGAAGTGTGTCTTTTGAGTGTGCTCTGTCTTGTAAAGTGTGGGACATGCAGAGTGTTTCTTTGAGACCGATTCAGAGACGATGTCAAATCTCCATTCAGCATCATGCATTATGAGCCCTGACTCAAAGGAGTGTTTGCATAATGACACCGGCTTCCCTCACTAAAGAAAACGTCTCACCAACCCAACCCCAGGCTGCATCTGCGCGACAGATACCATTGAGTCCACTGTGCTCAAACTGGGGGgcttttttctgtgtctccttTTGGCAGCGCAGTCGGAAAACGGCCTCTCCACTGGTCAGAGGTGCCTCGGAATTTTCCAGAATACAGTAGAGGAGGGGAAGTGGCTGGGGACAGGGGTCTATCTGAGgcaacaacagagagaaagagagaagtatggagaggaagaaatggaggcagaaaaagacagagaggaaaagaaaagacagaggtaCTCCAGCAGAGCTGTTGGGCAACCAATTGGACAAGATCAGTTTGAAAGTGACCATTAGCCTAATTTTGAATGGTGGTCATTGACTGAACTTTCACCCATGAGCATGATAACTGACAGGTGGAGATGAGCCAAAGGTAAGGAGCAGAATCAGATCACAGATGTAGGTGAAGAGATACAGACCCACTCACAATCGTACACACATCGTGGCTATTTTTATAGGGACAGTTTGTGAGATGCAACATTGTCTGAAGCAGAATATAAATGAACAGTTCACTTTGTCAACAGTGATGGCCTATGGTGACTCCAGATTGAACTTCAACTACAGGCTATTGCTATAACTTTTATGTGGACAGATCCAACACAAGGACAGTGCAAAACATCACTATTAACAACACAGTGCTGTGTGACTGACTAAAGCGCAGTAAACCCGTTCCAATTTCTAGAATAATCTGTAAATCACTTTAATCCAATACTAAATCGGTGGCCCTAAAACCTGGCTTGAGCGAGGCATGGTTACCTCATGATTTATTTAAAGTCTGACCCAACAGAATGACTAGGCTAGCTGACGTATCTTAAACCAAGTTATCTATTCCGTTGATTAGACATTATCATACGGGGCACAaacaacaagacaaagcaagGAGCTAATTAGTTTGCTAACGAACTATGCTAGCTGACTTGGACTATTTTGGGATGTGATTTAAGCGGCCACATTGACGTCAACAAACTAGCTGTAGAATGTAAAC
This window contains:
- the vamp4 gene encoding vesicle-associated membrane protein 4 isoform X1, with product MVSVAQMQPGVGLREPEGEEQLDDSMPPKFKRHLHDEEVTGSVRSERRNLLEEDSDEEEDFFLRGPTGPRFGPKNDKVRQVQSQVDEVIDVMQENISKVIERGERLDDLQDKSESLSDNASAFSSRSKQLHRRMWWRDVKMKAIIALVVVILLLIIIVPVILRYR
- the vamp4 gene encoding vesicle-associated membrane protein 4 isoform X3 → MPPKFKRHLHDEEVTGSVRSERRNLLEEDSDEEEDFFLRGPTGPRFGPKNDKVRQVQSQVDEVIDVMQENISKVIERGERLDDLQDKSESLSDNASAFSSRSKQLHRRMWWRDVKMKAIIALVVVILLLIIIVPVILRYR
- the vamp4 gene encoding vesicle-associated membrane protein 4 isoform X2, yielding MREPEGEEQLDDSMPPKFKRHLHDEEVTGSVRSERRNLLEEDSDEEEDFFLRGPTGPRFGPKNDKVRQVQSQVDEVIDVMQENISKVIERGERLDDLQDKSESLSDNASAFSSRSKQLHRRMWWRDVKMKAIIALVVVILLLIIIVPVILRYR